In one window of Nakamurella alba DNA:
- a CDS encoding allantoate amidohydrolase, whose amino-acid sequence MRTPPVEPSRFASLWSDLAVIGRDRLRGGYSRHGFDDADLHLREWFTAQAQRRGLDVETDRNGNVWAWWGTPGAGAVVTGSHLDSVPGGGAFDGPLGVVSALLAVDELRVRGVRPTRPLAVACFTEEEGGRFGLACLGSRLMTGAVDADQVRRLHDGAGQTLAEAARRAGVDPAHMGPDPERVAMIGSFIELHVEQGRLLKSASPAGAPAAIGVGSEIVAHGRWRLSLTGEGNHAGTTVADDRHDPMIPAAATVLAARRAITARPGAVATVGRIQPVPGGTNVIASRVDVWLDARYLDGAATGELVDEIVAAVREEAALEGCALTVHRESMSDRVDFDPGLAMQLAEQLGAPIVPTGAGHDAGVLAAHVPSAMLFVRNPTGISHAPGEHAETADCITGVEALADALEVQLR is encoded by the coding sequence ATGCGCACCCCGCCGGTGGAGCCGTCCCGGTTCGCCTCGCTGTGGTCCGATCTCGCGGTGATCGGCCGGGACCGGTTGCGCGGCGGGTACTCCCGGCACGGCTTCGACGACGCGGACCTGCACCTGCGCGAGTGGTTCACCGCCCAGGCGCAGCGCCGCGGGCTGGACGTGGAGACCGACCGCAACGGCAACGTCTGGGCCTGGTGGGGCACGCCGGGGGCGGGTGCCGTGGTCACCGGGTCGCACCTGGACTCGGTGCCCGGCGGCGGTGCCTTCGACGGCCCGCTCGGCGTGGTGTCCGCGCTGCTGGCGGTGGACGAGCTGCGGGTGCGCGGGGTGCGACCCACCCGGCCGCTGGCGGTGGCCTGCTTCACCGAGGAAGAGGGCGGCCGGTTCGGCCTGGCCTGCCTGGGATCCCGGCTGATGACCGGTGCGGTGGACGCCGACCAGGTGCGCCGGCTGCACGACGGTGCCGGGCAGACCCTCGCCGAGGCGGCCCGCCGGGCCGGCGTCGACCCGGCGCACATGGGGCCGGACCCGGAACGGGTCGCGATGATCGGCAGCTTCATCGAGCTGCACGTCGAGCAGGGCCGGTTGCTGAAGTCGGCGAGCCCGGCCGGGGCCCCCGCGGCGATCGGGGTCGGGTCGGAGATCGTCGCCCACGGCCGGTGGCGGCTGAGCCTGACCGGTGAGGGCAACCACGCCGGCACCACCGTCGCCGACGACCGGCACGACCCGATGATCCCGGCCGCCGCGACCGTGCTCGCCGCCCGCCGGGCGATCACCGCGCGACCCGGCGCGGTGGCCACCGTCGGCCGGATCCAGCCGGTGCCGGGCGGCACCAACGTCATCGCCTCCCGGGTCGACGTCTGGCTGGACGCGCGGTATCTCGACGGTGCGGCGACCGGTGAGCTGGTCGACGAGATCGTCGCCGCGGTACGCGAGGAGGCCGCGCTGGAGGGCTGCGCGCTGACCGTGCACCGGGAGTCGATGTCGGACCGGGTGGACTTCGACCCCGGCCTGGCGATGCAGCTCGCCGAGCAGCTCGGCGCGCCGATCGTGCCCACCGGTGCCGGCCACGACGCGGGTGTGCTGGCCGCGCACGTGCCGAGCGCGATGCTCTTCGTCCGCAACCCGACCGGAATCTCGCACGCCCCCGGCGAGCACGCCGAGACCGCCGACTGCATCACCGGTGTCGAGGCGCTGGCGGACGCCCTGGAGGTCCAGCTCCGGTGA
- a CDS encoding IclR family transcriptional regulator produces the protein MSTSDPADASGPAGPAPALRRGLAVLSLLAARPSPLSAAAIARELGLPRSTTYELLHELAAAGFAAHLGPQRRWGLGVAAFEIGSAYQRADPLTRVGTPVLVRLARTTGGTAQLGVLHGAETLYLAKEQPDRAGRTASPPTLVTDVGVRLPGQLTATGLSILAGLPAEQVRALFPSADRFVMRTARGPADPAALRARLAAVRRRGWADEDCQVSPGTASVAAAVHDHSGRPLAAVGVTVRHRCPAPDDPVGCGTDLAGPAGLAAAVQEAARSVTAAIGGRWPGTHAG, from the coding sequence ATGAGCACCTCGGACCCGGCAGACGCAAGCGGACCTGCCGGACCCGCCCCCGCACTGCGCCGTGGGCTGGCGGTGCTGTCCCTGCTGGCCGCCCGGCCGTCACCGCTGTCGGCGGCGGCCATCGCGCGGGAACTCGGGCTGCCCCGGTCCACCACCTACGAACTGCTGCACGAGCTGGCGGCCGCCGGTTTCGCCGCCCATCTCGGGCCGCAGCGCCGCTGGGGCCTCGGCGTCGCCGCCTTCGAGATCGGCAGCGCCTACCAGCGGGCGGATCCGTTGACCCGGGTCGGCACCCCGGTCCTGGTGCGTCTGGCCCGGACCACCGGCGGGACCGCACAGCTGGGCGTGCTGCACGGCGCCGAGACGCTCTACCTGGCGAAGGAGCAGCCGGACCGGGCCGGCCGGACGGCATCCCCGCCGACCCTGGTCACCGACGTCGGGGTGCGGCTGCCCGGGCAGCTCACCGCGACCGGGCTGTCGATCCTGGCCGGCCTGCCCGCCGAGCAGGTCCGGGCGCTCTTCCCCTCCGCCGACCGGTTCGTGATGCGGACCGCCCGCGGTCCGGCGGACCCGGCGGCGCTGCGCGCCCGGCTGGCCGCCGTCCGCCGCCGGGGGTGGGCCGACGAGGACTGCCAGGTCTCCCCCGGCACCGCCTCGGTGGCCGCCGCCGTGCACGACCACTCCGGCCGGCCGCTGGCGGCGGTCGGGGTGACCGTGCGGCACCGCTGCCCGGCACCGGACGACCCGGTCGGCTGCGGCACCGACCTGGCCGGGCCGGCGGGTCTGGCCGCCGCCGTGCAGGAGGCAGCGCGATCGGTCACAGCGGCCATCGGCGGGCGATGGCCCGGCACCCATGCCGGATAG
- the hutH gene encoding histidine ammonia-lyase → MVPVKPPFEQPSTDLAGATVTVGIGPVTPAQVVAVARDGARVVLSEDALAGIAATRAVVDRLAGDSAPHYGISTGFGALATVQIDTARRQALQVSLIRSHAAGTGTPVETEVVRAMMLLRLSTLATGRTGIRPATATAYADLLNSGLTPLVPEYGSLGCSGDLAPLSAVALALIGEGQVVDREGTVLPAAQALPAAGLTPVVLAEKEGLALINGTDGMLGQLLLALADLEALLDVADLAAAMSVEALLGTDRVFAADLAALRPQVGQGISAAQMAGALAGSPIVASHAGPEDTRVQDAYSLRCAPAVHGSARDTHAHAAMIAGRELASAVDNPVVLPDGRVESNGNFHGAPVAAVLDFLAIPVADVASISERRTDRMLDPARSHGLPPFLAHEVGVDSGHMIAQYTQAGIVAELKRLAVPASVDSIPSSAMQEDHVSLGWHAARKLRRGVDGLRRVLAVEILTAARALDLRAPLVPGPVTGAVRDLVRTRVDGPGPDRHLAAEIDAVVDLLATGALQSPNQSPTLFVPDAKETP, encoded by the coding sequence ATGGTGCCCGTGAAGCCTCCGTTCGAGCAGCCCTCCACCGACCTCGCCGGAGCCACCGTGACGGTGGGCATCGGTCCGGTCACCCCGGCCCAGGTCGTCGCGGTGGCCCGGGACGGGGCCCGGGTGGTGCTGTCGGAGGACGCGCTGGCCGGGATCGCCGCCACCCGCGCGGTCGTCGACCGGCTGGCCGGGGACAGCGCACCGCACTACGGCATCTCCACCGGCTTCGGCGCGCTGGCCACCGTGCAGATCGACACCGCCCGCCGGCAGGCGCTGCAGGTCTCGCTGATCCGCTCGCACGCCGCGGGCACCGGCACCCCGGTGGAGACCGAGGTGGTCCGGGCGATGATGCTGCTCCGGCTGTCCACCCTCGCCACCGGCCGCACCGGGATCCGGCCGGCCACCGCCACCGCCTATGCCGACCTGCTCAACTCCGGCCTCACCCCGCTGGTGCCGGAGTACGGATCCCTGGGCTGCTCCGGTGATCTCGCCCCGCTGTCCGCCGTCGCCCTGGCGCTGATCGGCGAGGGGCAGGTGGTCGACCGGGAGGGCACGGTGCTGCCGGCGGCACAGGCGTTGCCGGCCGCCGGGCTCACCCCGGTGGTGCTCGCCGAGAAGGAGGGTCTGGCCCTCATCAACGGCACCGACGGCATGCTCGGCCAGCTGCTGCTGGCGCTGGCCGACCTGGAGGCGCTGCTGGACGTCGCCGACCTCGCCGCCGCGATGAGCGTGGAGGCCCTGCTGGGCACCGACCGGGTGTTCGCCGCCGACCTCGCCGCGCTGCGACCCCAGGTGGGGCAAGGGATCTCGGCGGCCCAAATGGCCGGCGCACTGGCCGGGTCACCGATCGTCGCCTCGCACGCCGGTCCGGAGGACACCCGGGTGCAGGACGCCTACTCGCTGCGCTGCGCCCCGGCCGTGCACGGCTCGGCGCGCGACACCCACGCGCACGCCGCGATGATCGCCGGTCGCGAGCTGGCGTCCGCGGTGGACAACCCGGTGGTGCTGCCGGACGGCCGGGTGGAGTCCAACGGCAACTTCCACGGCGCCCCGGTCGCCGCGGTGCTGGACTTCCTGGCCATCCCGGTCGCCGACGTCGCCTCGATCTCCGAACGCCGCACCGACCGGATGCTGGACCCGGCCCGCTCGCACGGGCTGCCGCCGTTCCTGGCCCACGAGGTCGGCGTCGACTCCGGCCACATGATCGCCCAGTACACCCAGGCCGGAATCGTCGCCGAGCTCAAGCGGCTCGCCGTCCCCGCCTCCGTCGACTCGATCCCGTCCTCGGCCATGCAGGAGGACCACGTGTCCCTCGGCTGGCATGCCGCCCGCAAGCTGCGCCGCGGCGTGGACGGGCTGCGCCGCGTGCTGGCGGTCGAGATCCTCACCGCGGCCAGGGCTCTCGACCTCCGTGCGCCGCTGGTGCCGGGCCCGGTCACCGGCGCGGTGCGCGACCTGGTGCGCACCCGGGTCGACGGTCCCGGACCCGACCGGCACCTGGCCGCCGAGATCGACGCCGTGGTGGACCTGCTCGCCACCGGAGCCCTGCAGTCCCCGAACCAGAGCCCGACCCTGTTCGTCCCCGATGCGAAGGAGACCCCGTGA
- the hutU gene encoding urocanate hydratase, which produces MTALPGARPVRAARGTTLTAKSWATEAPLRMLQNNLDPDVAEDPDNLVVYGGTGRAARDWASFDAISRELTDLEQDETLLVQSGRPVGVLRTHEWAPRVLIANSNLVGDWATWPEFRRLEAMGLTMYGQMTAGSWIYIGSQGIVQGTYETFGAVATKLAASGRHQHSGGSLAGTLTVTAGLGGMGGAQPLAVTLNGGAVLCIEVDPHRARRRVETRYLDVVADSLDAGLELVLAAKKDRKALSVGVIGNAAEILPELLRRGVEVDIVTDQTSAHDPLWYLPTGVSLEDWHDYARAKPDEFTDRSRVSMAAHVEAMVGFADAGAEVFDYGNSIRGEAQLAGYERAFDFPGFVPAYIRPLFCEGKGPFRWAALSGDPADIHATDRAIIEMFPENEGLQRWMRLAPEKIAFQGLPARICWLGAGERHLAGLRFNEMVASGELSAPVVIGRDHLDSGSVASPYRETESMADGSDAIADWPLLNALVNTASGATWVSIHHGGGVGIGRSIHAGQVTVADGTELAAQKVERVLTNDPAMGVLRHVDAGYPEASAAAEKVGIQVPMAQSAQDS; this is translated from the coding sequence GTGACCGCCCTCCCCGGAGCCCGTCCCGTCCGCGCCGCCCGCGGCACCACGCTGACCGCGAAGTCGTGGGCCACCGAGGCGCCGCTGCGGATGCTGCAGAACAACCTCGACCCGGACGTGGCCGAGGACCCGGACAACCTGGTGGTCTACGGCGGCACCGGCCGGGCCGCCCGGGACTGGGCGTCCTTCGACGCGATCTCGCGGGAGCTCACCGATCTCGAGCAGGACGAGACCCTGCTGGTGCAGTCCGGCCGGCCGGTCGGTGTGCTGCGCACCCACGAGTGGGCGCCCCGCGTGCTGATCGCCAACTCGAACCTGGTCGGTGACTGGGCCACCTGGCCGGAGTTCCGCCGGCTGGAGGCGATGGGGCTGACCATGTACGGCCAGATGACCGCCGGATCGTGGATCTACATCGGCAGTCAGGGCATCGTGCAGGGCACCTACGAGACCTTCGGTGCGGTGGCCACCAAGCTCGCGGCCTCTGGTCGGCATCAACACAGTGGCGGGTCGCTGGCCGGGACCCTTACCGTGACCGCGGGTCTCGGCGGCATGGGCGGCGCCCAGCCGCTGGCCGTCACCCTCAACGGCGGCGCCGTGCTGTGCATCGAGGTGGATCCGCACCGCGCCCGCCGCCGGGTGGAGACCCGCTACCTGGACGTCGTCGCCGACTCGCTGGATGCCGGGCTGGAGCTGGTGCTCGCGGCCAAGAAGGACCGGAAGGCGCTGTCCGTCGGCGTCATCGGCAACGCCGCCGAGATCCTGCCGGAGCTGCTGCGCCGCGGCGTCGAGGTCGACATCGTCACCGACCAGACCAGCGCGCACGACCCGCTGTGGTACCTGCCGACCGGGGTGTCGCTGGAGGACTGGCACGACTACGCCCGGGCCAAGCCCGACGAGTTCACCGACCGGTCCCGGGTCTCGATGGCCGCGCACGTGGAGGCGATGGTCGGCTTCGCGGACGCCGGTGCCGAGGTCTTCGACTACGGCAACTCCATCCGCGGCGAGGCGCAGCTGGCCGGCTACGAGCGGGCCTTCGACTTCCCGGGGTTCGTCCCGGCCTACATCCGGCCGCTGTTCTGCGAGGGCAAGGGGCCGTTCCGCTGGGCGGCGCTGTCCGGCGACCCGGCCGACATCCACGCCACCGACCGGGCGATCATCGAGATGTTCCCGGAGAACGAGGGTCTGCAGCGCTGGATGCGGCTGGCCCCGGAAAAGATCGCCTTCCAGGGCCTGCCGGCCCGGATCTGCTGGCTGGGCGCGGGGGAGCGGCACCTGGCCGGCCTGCGGTTCAACGAGATGGTGGCCTCCGGCGAACTGTCCGCGCCGGTGGTCATCGGCCGGGACCATTTGGACTCCGGGTCGGTCGCCTCGCCGTACCGGGAGACCGAGTCGATGGCCGACGGATCGGACGCGATCGCCGACTGGCCGCTGCTCAACGCCCTGGTCAACACCGCCTCCGGCGCCACCTGGGTGTCCATCCACCACGGCGGCGGGGTCGGCATCGGCCGGTCCATCCACGCCGGCCAGGTCACCGTGGCCGACGGCACCGAGCTGGCCGCGCAGAAGGTCGAGCGGGTGCTGACCAACGACCCGGCGATGGGTGTGCTGCGGCACGTCGACGCCGGCTACCCGGAGGCGTCCGCCGCGGCGGAGAAGGTCGGCATCCAGGTACCCATGGCCCAGTCGGCACAGGACTCCTGA